One window of the Ramlibacter henchirensis genome contains the following:
- a CDS encoding SCO family protein, which produces MNARRLGLAGAGAAALFGLGLGMLGRPGPEKDRAAAQPATRGNPDGIPNVALKTHTGKTVRFYDDLLRDKLVVINMMYAGCTNTCPPTTHNLLRVQQMLGDRVGKDIFMYSITLRPEQDAPLDLAAYARSHAVQPGWLFLTGSAEDIEQLRFALGFYDPDPKVDREEGRHVGMVRIGNDPYRRWGMAPALADPRQIVSSILHVDRKATRPNA; this is translated from the coding sequence ATGAACGCACGAAGACTCGGACTGGCCGGCGCTGGCGCCGCCGCCCTGTTCGGCCTGGGCTTGGGCATGCTGGGCCGGCCCGGCCCGGAAAAGGATCGCGCCGCTGCCCAGCCCGCCACCCGCGGCAACCCGGACGGCATCCCGAACGTCGCCCTCAAGACGCACACCGGCAAGACGGTGCGCTTCTACGACGACCTGCTGCGCGACAAGCTCGTGGTGATCAACATGATGTACGCGGGGTGCACCAACACCTGCCCGCCGACCACGCACAACCTGCTGCGGGTACAGCAGATGCTGGGCGACCGGGTGGGCAAGGACATCTTCATGTACTCGATCACGCTGAGGCCGGAACAGGACGCGCCGCTCGACCTGGCCGCCTACGCCAGGTCGCATGCGGTGCAGCCTGGGTGGCTGTTCCTGACGGGCTCGGCCGAGGACATCGAGCAGCTGCGCTTTGCCCTTGGCTTCTACGACCCCGACCCGAAAGTCGACAGGGAGGAGGGGCGGCACGTGGGGATGGTTCGCATCGGGAACGATCCATATCGGCGGTGGGGCATGGCGCCGGCGCTGGCCGATCCGCGGCAGATCGTGTCGTCGATCTTGCATGTGGATCGCAAGGCGACGCGACCGAACGCATGA
- the fcl gene encoding GDP-L-fucose synthase: MSAKPSLQWANEPFDLDSKIYVAGHRGMVGSAIVRQLKARGYRRIVGRTHAELDLTNQAAVNRFFTIEKPEQVYLAAAKVGGIHANNTYPAEFIYDNLMVQANVIHAAHEHGVRKLLFLGSSCIYPRLAPQPMAEDALLTGVLEPTNEPYAVAKIAGIKMCESYNRQYGESHGTDYRSVMPTNLYGPGDNYHPTNSHVVPALIRRFHEAKLAGAASVVIWGTGMPKREFLYVDDMAAACLHVMGLNKRDYQAQTKPQQAHINVGSGCDIAIGELAMLVKKTVGYEGRIEFDTDKPDGAPRKLMDSALLRKLGWTPAVDLQRGLEIAYCDFMSQQQVEATLD, translated from the coding sequence ATGTCAGCCAAGCCAAGCCTTCAATGGGCCAACGAGCCTTTTGACCTCGACTCAAAGATCTACGTGGCCGGCCACCGCGGCATGGTGGGCAGCGCGATCGTGCGCCAGCTCAAGGCGCGCGGGTATCGCCGGATCGTCGGGCGCACGCACGCGGAGCTGGACCTCACGAACCAGGCGGCGGTGAACCGGTTCTTCACCATCGAAAAGCCCGAGCAGGTGTACCTGGCGGCGGCAAAGGTGGGCGGTATCCACGCCAACAACACGTATCCGGCCGAGTTCATCTACGACAACCTGATGGTGCAGGCCAACGTGATCCACGCTGCTCACGAGCACGGCGTGCGCAAGCTGCTCTTCCTGGGCAGCAGCTGCATCTACCCGCGCCTGGCGCCGCAGCCCATGGCGGAAGACGCGCTGCTCACCGGCGTTCTGGAGCCAACGAACGAGCCCTACGCCGTCGCCAAGATCGCCGGCATCAAGATGTGCGAGAGCTACAACCGCCAGTACGGCGAGAGCCACGGCACGGACTACCGCAGCGTCATGCCGACCAACCTGTACGGGCCCGGCGACAACTACCACCCGACCAACAGCCACGTGGTGCCCGCGCTGATCCGCCGGTTCCATGAGGCCAAGCTGGCCGGCGCTGCCTCAGTCGTGATCTGGGGGACGGGCATGCCGAAACGAGAGTTCCTGTACGTCGACGACATGGCCGCGGCGTGCCTGCACGTCATGGGCCTGAACAAGCGCGACTACCAGGCGCAAACGAAACCGCAGCAAGCGCACATCAACGTAGGTTCTGGTTGCGATATAGCGATCGGCGAACTGGCGATGCTGGTGAAGAAGACGGTGGGCTACGAAGGGCGCATCGAGTTCGACACCGACAAACCTGACGGCGCGCCACGAAAGCTGATGGACAGCGCCCTTCTGCGCAAGCTGGGTTGGACGCCCGCCGTGGACTTGCAGCGAGGTCTGGAAATTGCGTACTGCGACTTTATGTCGCAGCAGCAGGTCGAGGCCACCCTTGATTGA
- a CDS encoding multicopper oxidase family protein — protein MKASLAAAPMVLTTHKAGAQVPVGLPPSPPTTPWVEELPLQDTPLAPVAAPANPYPTLAANIAGGECGRDPHQRYDELCGPGGVAAGAPLFYEMAVKQNSSWRFNGDNAYYPPQPIWGFEGINTPGAVSPGPTIHARYGKPIICRIHNGLPALHTGFGSPEINIHLHNMHTPSASDGFPGDFYSGTVSGPTLSSRGSFRDHFYPNLYAGFDEFGGIGDPREALGSLFYHDHTEGVTAPNVLRGLVGRYNIFDDLDTGDELTGLRLPSGPYDYPLTISDRRFDVNGQLTFNQLDPEGVLGDKIVVNGKIEPVLRVARRKYRFRLLNAGPTRYYELVLQNRSANAIYGFTNIANDGNLLPNPLLHQYNVRMAPAERADIVIDFAKFPLGTELYLVNTLTQTSTRRPDRVQAPGTRILKLVVDRNPPEPDMSRVPSVLRPLRPLPSEAELATLPVRRFNFERSGGMWAINARFFNVFTPDVTVPKGSAEIWEFFNANDGWQHPIHMHFEEGRILSKSVNGTAVPIPPNERGRKDVFNVGENMTVRVLFRFRDFTGKYPMHCHNLTHEDHSMMLRWDIV, from the coding sequence TTGAAGGCCTCGCTTGCGGCGGCGCCTATGGTGCTGACCACGCACAAGGCCGGGGCGCAGGTTCCCGTCGGGCTTCCGCCGAGTCCACCCACGACGCCTTGGGTCGAGGAGCTGCCCCTGCAGGACACCCCACTCGCTCCAGTCGCTGCGCCGGCCAATCCTTACCCGACGCTGGCCGCCAACATCGCCGGCGGCGAGTGCGGCCGGGACCCGCACCAGCGCTACGACGAACTGTGCGGGCCGGGCGGCGTCGCGGCGGGCGCGCCGCTGTTCTACGAGATGGCCGTCAAGCAGAACTCCTCCTGGCGCTTCAACGGGGACAACGCCTACTACCCGCCGCAGCCGATCTGGGGTTTCGAAGGCATCAACACGCCGGGCGCGGTCTCCCCGGGGCCGACGATCCATGCGCGCTACGGCAAGCCGATCATCTGCCGCATCCACAACGGCCTGCCGGCGCTGCACACCGGCTTCGGTTCGCCCGAGATCAACATCCACCTGCACAACATGCACACGCCGTCGGCGAGCGACGGCTTTCCCGGCGACTTCTACAGCGGCACGGTAAGCGGCCCGACCCTGTCGTCGCGGGGGAGCTTCCGCGACCACTTCTACCCCAACCTCTATGCCGGCTTCGATGAATTCGGCGGCATCGGCGACCCGCGCGAAGCGCTGGGCTCGCTCTTCTACCACGACCACACCGAGGGCGTGACCGCGCCGAACGTGCTGCGCGGCCTCGTGGGCCGCTACAACATCTTCGACGACCTCGACACCGGGGACGAGCTCACCGGCCTGCGGCTGCCCAGCGGCCCGTACGACTATCCGCTGACGATCTCCGACCGTCGCTTCGACGTCAACGGCCAGCTGACGTTCAACCAGCTCGATCCCGAGGGCGTGCTGGGCGACAAGATCGTGGTGAACGGGAAGATCGAGCCCGTGCTGCGTGTCGCCCGGCGCAAGTACCGGTTCCGCCTCCTGAACGCCGGGCCGACGCGCTACTACGAACTGGTGCTGCAGAACCGATCCGCCAACGCGATCTACGGCTTCACCAACATCGCCAACGACGGCAACCTGTTGCCCAACCCGCTGCTGCACCAGTACAACGTGCGGATGGCGCCGGCCGAGCGGGCCGACATCGTGATCGACTTCGCGAAATTCCCGCTCGGCACCGAGCTGTACCTGGTCAACACGCTGACGCAGACGAGCACCCGGCGGCCCGATCGCGTGCAGGCGCCCGGCACCCGCATCCTCAAGCTCGTGGTCGACCGCAACCCCCCGGAACCCGACATGAGCCGGGTGCCCAGCGTGCTGCGTCCGCTGCGTCCCTTGCCCAGCGAAGCGGAACTCGCGACGCTGCCGGTGCGCCGCTTCAACTTCGAGCGCTCGGGCGGCATGTGGGCCATCAACGCGCGCTTCTTCAACGTGTTCACGCCGGACGTGACCGTCCCCAAGGGCAGCGCCGAGATCTGGGAGTTCTTCAACGCCAACGACGGCTGGCAGCACCCGATTCACATGCACTTCGAGGAAGGGCGGATCCTGAGCAAGTCCGTCAATGGCACGGCCGTTCCGATCCCACCCAACGAGCGCGGGCGCAAGGACGTCTTCAACGTCGGCGAGAACATGACAGTGCGCGTCCTGTTCCGCTTCCGCGACTTCACGGGCAAGTACCCGATGCACTGCCACAACCTCACGCACGAGGACCACTCCATGATGCTCCGCTGGGACATCGTGTGA